A stretch of Uloborus diversus isolate 005 unplaced genomic scaffold, Udiv.v.3.1 scaffold_83, whole genome shotgun sequence DNA encodes these proteins:
- the LOC129233958 gene encoding small conductance calcium-activated potassium channel protein-like yields MRVNGAIRQFKQLRKPTGYTSSTASLERASSMKGQNSTDSETAAIALVGVTSEQPAAADDAAKKKAAGFHKPSVGYRLGRRKALFEKRKRISDYALVMAMFGIVMMVVGNELSAALVYNKASVFSTAVKTLISVSTLMLLGLIVAYHALEVQLFMIDNCADDWRIAMTPQRISLIFLELAVCAVHPIPGEYYFTWTTKLANQNGIVESRKVPIDITLSLPMFLRLYLICRVMLLHSKLFTDASSRSIGALNRINFNTRFVLKTLMTICPGTVLLVFMVSLWIIASWTLRLCERYHDEEHANLLNTMWLTAITFLSVGYGDIVPNTYCGRGISVSTGLMGAGCTALVVAVIARKLELTRAEKHVHNFMMDTQLTKRLKNAAANVLRETWLIYKHTKLVKRVS; encoded by the coding sequence ATGCGGGTCAATGGCGCCATCCGCCAGTTCAAGCAGCTCCGCAAGCCCACGGGTTACACGTCCTCGACAGCGTCCCTTGAGCGAGCCTCGTCCATGAAGGGCCAGAACTCGACGGACAGCGAGACGGCGGCCATCGCGCTGGTCGGCGTCACCTCGGAGCAGCCCGCGGCCGCCGACGATGCGGCCAAGAAGAAGGCCGCCGGCTTCCACAAGCCCAGCGTCGGATACCGGCTCGGCCGGCGTAAGGCGCTCTTTGAGAAGCGGAAGCGCATTTCCGACTACGCCCTCGTCATGGCCATGTTCGGCATCGTCATGATGGTCGTCGGGAACGAACTGTCCGCTGCCTTAGTCTACAACAAGGCCTCTGTATTTTCTACTGCTGTGAAAACATTGATCTCCGTCTCCACGCTTATGCTATTAGGTCTTATAGTTGCCTACCATGCCCTTGAAGTACAGCTGTTTATGATCGACAACTGTGCCGACGACTGGAGAATTGCGATGACCCCCCAACGGATCTCGCTAATCTTCCTCGAGTTGGCCGTCTGCGCCGTCCATCCCATACCTGGGGAATACTATTTCACGTGGACCACCAAACTGGCTAATCAGAACGGTATTGTGGAATCCCGCAAGGTGCCGATCGACATTACTCTGTCCTTGCCCATGTTCCTACGCCTATACCTCATATGCAGAGTGATGCTTCTGCATAGTAAACTGTTCACAGATGCCTCATCCAGGAGCATTGGAGCACTCAACCGAATCAACTTCAATACGAGGTTCGTCCTCAAGACCCTCATGACCATTTGTCCGGGAACGGTGCTCCTGGTCTTCATGGTTTCTCTGTGGATCATCGCTTCGTGGACGCTGAGACTCTGCGAGAGATATCACGACGAGGAGCATGCTAATTTACTTAACACTATGTGGTTGACGGCCATTACTTTTCTATCTGTCGGTTACGGCGACATAGTGCCCAACACCTACTGTGGCCGCGGCATCTCTGTGAGCACGGGTCTTATGGGCGCCGGGTGCACGGCGTTGGTCGTTGCAGTCATCGCCCGAAAACTCGAGCTAACTCGAGCAGAGAAGCACGTCCACAACTTTATGATGGACACTCAGCTGACCAAAAGGTTAAAGAATGCAGCCGCCAACGTGCTCAGAGAAACGTGGCTTATATACAAGCACACTAAATTAGTAAAACgggttagttaa